Sequence from the Megalopta genalis isolate 19385.01 unplaced genomic scaffold, iyMegGena1_principal scaffold0435, whole genome shotgun sequence genome:
ACAATTAAAGTTAAAAATCTGACTCCTTGGATTTCAAATGAGTTGCTTGATAAAGCTTTTAGTGTCTTTGGTGAAATCGAGCGTGCAATAGTTATCGTAGATGACAGAGGAAAATCAACTGGCGAAGGAATTGTAGAGTTTTGTAGAAAACCGTCTGCTCAACTTGCTCTACGAAAGTGTACAGAAGGATGTTATTTCCTAACTGCGTAAGTTTCTGTAACGATCATAAGTATTAAAATTAAACCCCAACGCCACGCTTGTTGCATTAAATAATCAACAAGTGCCAATTAAGATGATTGGGGAAGAGAAAAATAATTCCTGATGGAAGCATGattcatttatttgttttgTGTGCCGAAGACGGAATACAATTTAAGAACAAAATGGTTATATTCATATAAGATTTCTGCAAGATAAAAGGAATGTATTTCTTACAGTTCTTTACGACCAGTCGTCGTTGAACCATTTGAACAACAAgacgacgtagacggtttcccTGATAAAAATTTGCCACGGAAAAATCCAGAATTTTTCAAGGCTCGAGATATTGGGCCAAGGTTTGCACAATTGGGAAGTTTTGAGCACGAATATGGAACAAGATGGAAACAGCTTCATGAACTTTACAAGCAGAAGGAAGAAGCACTGAAGAGAGAAATGGCAATGGAAGAAGAAAAGTTGGAAGCTCAAATGGAGTTCGCACGTTATGAACATGAAACAGAATTGTTAAGAGAACGTACGTATTGTGACTTATTCATATAGTGGTATTTAAAATTTGTTAGGTAATGTATggtttttcaaatgaattttatcTTTTTATAGAGCTACGCATGCGGGAAGCGGACCGTGAACGGCAAAAGAGAGAATGGGAAATGAAAGAAAGACAAGCTGAAGAACAAAGAACGCGAGAGGAAGAATTAAGAAGAAGACAACAGGAAGAAATGGCTATACGTATCAGGAGACAAGAAGAAGAGTTACATAGGCGTCAACAAGAAAATAACTTGTTCATGCaggtaactaaatcatgtattacttGCTATCTAGAGGACTTATATTTCCacaaatttttaatatctgTAGTGTCATTAAGTGCTACATATTTTGTTTTCATTAACCTTTACAtctgtattaaaaataatatgtatCCATAACACTTGCATAGCATTAATGATattttaaatttctttattatttgttaataatgataattattattaatactattttaGGAGCAAGCAATGAGAACTGGCGGCGGAGGTGGTGGCATGGGAGGAAAGAACTACGATTCCGTTAGTAATAGTGATCGCGATGGATATGGTCAACCTGATGGTAAGTTTTCATGTCATCTCAGTTGTCATACAATATTTGTAATTTCATTTAACATGTGAACGGTAATGGTGTGCGGAATCCCGAAAAAGTCCGGAATTCCCTTATCTTGGTTATTTTGATTCCATATTTTCGGGTTCTCGCATAATCTTAGAAACTACGATAATATATGTCAGCAGCGAATATTAAATGAAACGATATGCATTCAGGTTCTTGCAATTTTCGAGAATCCCGGAAACTTCGTGATCCCATCCTGATATTTCGGGAAAAATACGTTGCCTGTCGTAATCCGACATTTTCAGCTCTAATAGTAGTTTTTTTTATCATATGTACCATTTCATTATTTACTTTTCTATTGGCTAGAGTAATTTATAATCATGTGGAATTTATAATCATTACAGGTGGAAGCGGCATGCCAGTGGTAATGTATCCCTTTCTATAATTATTTCACTTAACTTTATTTTTCTCACGACAGTACAGTTACTTACTCTT
This genomic interval carries:
- the LOC117228509 gene encoding protein no-on-transient A-like isoform X2; the encoded protein is MLCVYKSTTSRMKMSDSMDGGLDNTMSEGMGGGMGMSGGMGMGMGMGMGMGMGRGGGMRGGRGGRGGGDRNMGNRSQDDRLMERIMSISGPTHELPPQETTEKKFSGRNRLYIGNLTNDVTEEEIQQMFQQYGEISELFVNKEKNFAFLRMDYRVNAEKAKHELDGTMRKGRALKVRFAPHSSTIKVKNLTPWISNELLDKAFSVFGEIERAIVIVDDRGKSTGEGIVEFCRKPSAQLALRKCTEGCYFLTASLRPVVVEPFEQQDDVDGFPDKNLPRKNPEFFKARDIGPRFAQLGSFEHEYGTRWKQLHELYKQKEEALKREMAMEEEKLEAQMEFARYEHETELLREQLRMREADRERQKREWEMKERQAEEQRTREEELRRRQQEEMAIRIRRQEEELHRRQQENNLFMQEQAMRTGGGGGGMGGKNYDSVSNSDRDGYGQPDGGSGMPVDPKSFMDAYNTMDRGSRGGYNDDRAQIMDLMDMRVDMGNMGGGRGGGGGSGRWQGGNDRNRQDDYPNKRRRY